In the Uranotaenia lowii strain MFRU-FL chromosome 1, ASM2978415v1, whole genome shotgun sequence genome, CATGATAGCATTATGCTTCTGTCAAGCACAAAAATTATCTATCAAACATTTTGGAAACGACCCAATCTTACTAGTAAAGGAAAGAGAATGTAAAATCCAAATTGGAACAATAAAAATAGTACATCcaataaatttatcatcaatagaAGAAGCGACAGAAACACTTATAAGTTTTTCCTATAGAAATAACGTTGAAACTAACAACCCACTAAAAACATCCTTAAATATAAGgcaaaacaattgtaaaacAATCTATATCAATTGAAACCACGTACACATCACCGCTCGAAAAGATGGGACACTATTGGAACGATCTGGAAATGGATTGCTGGGACTCCGGACGCCGCAGACCTTCAAGTCATCAACAGTACCATGAACGACCTCattgatcaaaacaatcaacaatTTAAAGTTAACGAGAACATCGACAAGCGTATTCAGCACCTGACTAACGCCATCAAGGAAGTTATGTTACAAgcgaatttcaacaaaattatggTAAATGACATTGAAATCATCACCGCAATTATGAATACAGACATTCTGAACAAAATGCTCGAAGACATCCAAGATGCCATCATGTTATCGAAATTATCGATAACACATAACAGAATATTGTCGATTCGAGAAATTTTGGCGATCAGAGAGTTAATCCAGGATCAAGGAGTAAACTTAAATCTGCCCGATGAAGCTTTACAGTTTGTCACACCAAAGTTTGTAACCAGCTCTAAAATGCTTCTGTACCTTATGCACGTTCCGTTACTGGAAAACTCGACAACATCGGATATTATGCGAATTTTTCCACTCGTAACAAATAACCGCATTTTGTACCAATACCCAACGCACATCTTGAAAACCGCCAGTAAATTGTACATTACTGAAAAACCAgacaattttgttcagaaagcAGCCTATCTAAAAGAACTTAATGATGAATGCTTAGCATCCCTCATTGATGGAAAACAAACCACTAGCCGTTATGTGGTACAGAATGAGACATCCAAGGAACTTATTAATGATAATACGATATTGATCAGAAATGCAAAAGATCAGACGCTAGAATCAACTTGTGGTCCAGATAACAGAACCATAAATGGAAATGTTCTCATTTCATTCACCAATTGTACCGTTATATTCGACAAAGAAAACTTTACGAACAACGAACTTGAAAGTCCAATCGATATCATCGAAAGAGCTTtccacaatttaaaaatcaattggaaaCAACACAAATTATATGAATTGGAGAAAATTAATGCTGAAACTATTTCTAACCGGAAAAGGCTTGATCACGTTTATCTGCAACAATACCacctggatttgaaattttggaaattgatCGGAAGCTTCTCGTTAATTGGCACTGCAACGGTAATCATCATCGTGTTGCTGATTCTTAGAACATACGGAACGGGACGTTCCTTTCGTAGGGAGGGGGTAGTTATCGACAGGTTGACGGAAGCGCAACACAAATTAGCAGAAACACTGGCTTCCCTAGAAACAGCGACAACATCATCAGCACCATCTTAGCTGATTCGACAATTAATCGTTCCCAGGACTACGTGACCGGACGGTGGGGCATCGGATTGCAGAACCAACGTGTGAACGGGAGTTGTGCAGTGAAAGATAATGTTGAATAAAGGCAGTCGTTAATAGTCAGTCGTGAAgtgtagtttagttttagttttaaaaacccGAAACTCGGCCATCAAAATAtaacttatatatatatatatatatatatatatatatatatatatatatatatatatatatatatatatatatatatatatatatatatatatatatatatatatatatatatatatatatatatatatatatatacatggattttttttccaaagtatTGGAAATGTTgcatcatctctctcatctctttcaatatgaaaaatattggaataaagtcagcgggttttcaaaattgtgaatttttctaACGTTTTCTGAAAATCGAATGATGCCAAAATGGGATAAATAAGATAAACTTTAGAATTTTTTCCGCCACTGTATTACATTCGTATTTAACTATCTTTACAGAGTTTCATAAAATCAATAGCGAAGCGGATCGAAAGAATGCGACCACCACAGGCAACTCCATCGTCTCCTactcaaaatgttcaaatggaTCCACCAGACGAAATGGACGAATTTTTGGCCGAGGTGTGTGAAAGTAGCCTTCCCTGTGCTGATATCCCCAACCTCGACCAGAATATAGACCAAAGTATCCTAAAACTAGATCTGGAAGTGCGAAGAGGATACCAATACAATATTTGGCAGCATTGGGAAGCCCAAAAGTCAACAAATGCTATGATGTACGAGGTGGCGATGGTGTTGCTTGCGGTGCCAAGCAATCAAGTGTCGGTTGAGCGAACATTCAGCGCTTTCGCTCTTTTGTTCACAGAACATCGCACTCGCTTGGCTCCGCAAACAATTTCCGACCTACTACTCATTCGAacgaataaggaaatttttaacAAGATTCATGGAGATGAATCTGAAGATTCAGATGATCCCCAAGATAGTTTTTTATAATGTGTCGTTTCGTTTCGATCGTTGAATGTTTAATCTAATGAATAATTAAGtagataataaaaagaaaagctGTGTTTAAtcaatgaaatgacaaaaacaaacaggaaATCCAACtatacaaaaatattgtttgaacaccagatggccccgaaccagttttcctatcaattcccatcatgtacaggcgaagagctttccaatgatgtgtcgcaagttaaaatctgatcattttgattttccgggtttcggaaccggccagattggccgtggccaggaccagatggccccgaaccacttttcctatcatttcttattatatgcaggccaagagctttccaatgatgtgtcgcaagttaaaatctgatcattttgattttccggatttcggaaccggccagattggccgtggccaggaccagatggccccgaaccacttttcctatcaattcccatcatgtacaggccaagagctttccaatgatgtgtcgcaagttaaaatctgatcattttgattttccgggtttcggaaccggccagattggccgtggccaggaccagatggccccgaaccacttttcctatcaattcccatcatgtacaggccaagagctttccaatgatgtgtcgcaagttaaaatctgatcattttgattttccgggtttcggaaccggccagattggccgtggccaggaccagatggccccgaaccacttttcctatcatttcttattatatgcaggccaagagctttccaatgatgtgtcgcaagttaaaatctgatcattttgattttccggatttcggaaccggccagattggccg is a window encoding:
- the LOC129738521 gene encoding uncharacterized protein LOC129738521; the encoded protein is MNDLIDQNNQQFKVNENIDKRIQHLTNAIKEVMLQANFNKIMVNDIEIITAIMNTDILNKMLEDIQDAIMLSKLSITHNRILSIREILAIRELIQDQGVNLNLPDEALQFVTPKFVTSSKMLLYLMHVPLLENSTTSDIMRIFPLVTNNRILYQYPTHILKTASKLYITEKPDNFVQKAAYLKELNDECLASLIDGKQTTSRYVVQNETSKELINDNTILIRNAKDQTLESTCGPDNRTINGNVLISFTNCTVIFDKENFTNNELESPIDIIERAFHNLKINWKQHKLYELEKINAETISNRKRLDHVYLQQYHLDLKFWKLIGSFSLIGTATVIIIVLLILRTYGTGRSFRREGVVIDRLTEAQHKLAETLASLETATTSSAPS